GTAGGATTCAATGACCGCCGGATGGACATAGCACTTGCGGCAGATGGAGGGGGTATTGCCGAGCCGCTCAGCCACCGCTTCGATGGCACGCACGATGTTTTTCTTGGCCTGGGTCTCGGAATCGAATTTCTCAAATTCGTGCAGGGCGAGGGCGGCCAGTACCGTGCCCGACCAGGTACGAAAATCCTTGGCCGTGTAATCCTCGCCCGTGATCTCGCGCAGGTAGTCATTGACGTCGGCCGAATCGATCGTGTGGCGCTCGCCGTCGCCGTCCACGTACTGGAACAATTCCTGTCCCGGCAAATCGCGCACGCGGGCAATGATCCTCGCCAGGCGCTTGTCCTCGACCCGGATTTCGTGGAAGACCCCGCTCTTGCCACGGAAGCGGAACTGCACCTGCCTGCCATCGACCTTGACATGGCGGTTGCGCAGCGTGGTCAGGCCAAAGGACTTGTTGGTGCGCGCATATTCTTCATTCCCGATCCGCATCATCGTCGCTTGCAGCAGATAAACGATCGTGGCCAGGACTTTTTCGCGCGGCAGGCCCGGCAGGCGCAGGCCGGCGTCCACCCGGCACCGGATGGCGGGCAGGGCCTTTCCGAAAGAAATCATGCGTTCGTACTTGACCTCGTCACGCGAGCTGCGCCATTTGGGATGGTAGCGGTACTGCTTGCGCTGCCTGGCGTCGCGCCCGGTGGCTTGCAGGTGGCCATTGTCACTCTTGCAGATCCAGACCTCGGTCCAGGCAGGGGGAATGGCGAGCGACTTGATGCGCGCCAGCGTGGCCTCGTCCGTCACCGGCTTGCCGTCGGGATCGAGGTAGCGAAAGCCGCTGCCCGCGCTTTGACGGGTGATGCCGGGCT
This region of Massilia sp. PAMC28688 genomic DNA includes:
- a CDS encoding DNA topoisomerase IB → MKRDDSSQPAPALTSPAEAVAAARSAGLRHVSDDKPGITRQSAGSGFRYLDPDGKPVTDEATLARIKSLAIPPAWTEVWICKSDNGHLQATGRDARQRKQYRYHPKWRSSRDEVKYERMISFGKALPAIRCRVDAGLRLPGLPREKVLATIVYLLQATMMRIGNEEYARTNKSFGLTTLRNRHVKVDGRQVQFRFRGKSGVFHEIRVEDKRLARIIARVRDLPGQELFQYVDGDGERHTIDSADVNDYLREITGEDYTAKDFRTWSGTVLAALALHEFEKFDSETQAKKNIVRAIEAVAERLGNTPSICRKCYVHPAVIESYLDGTIMEALRLRTERELVEDLHALKPEEAAVVALLQQRLQQPAPAAVRKRRRPAARSGTKAQTASMR